Genomic window (Drosophila albomicans strain 15112-1751.03 chromosome X, ASM965048v2, whole genome shotgun sequence):
AGGTTGGCCCTGCGCTGGTCCGCTGCTGCGCATGGCCGAGGATGTGGCGCGTCTGCTGCCGGCGTTCGACACCAACACCGGGATGCCGTATGGCACAGTGAATCTACGCTATGGCGTGCCCAATGGCGAGACCTCCATCACATGCACAGCAGGCGTGGGCACATTCCTGGTCGAGTTTGGCACGCTCAGCCGCTTGACGGGCAACAGCATCTACGAGGAGGTGGCCCTCCAGGCGATCTATGCTCTGTGGGAGCGCCGCTCGTCGATTGGACTGTTTGGCAATCACATCGATGTGCAGAGCGGTCGTTGGACAGCACTCGATTCGGGCATTGGCGCTGGCGTCGATTCACTGTTCGAGTACCTGGTCAAGGGAGCCGTGCTGCTCAATCGTCCCGAGCTCCTCGAACTGTTCGCCGAGGCGAGGGCGCCAATTGACAAATACATGAGGAAGGACGACTGGTATGTGTGGGTGGGGATGAACAAGGGACATGTGACGTTGCCCGTCTTTCAGTCCCTCGAATCCTTTTGGCCCGGCATACTGAGCATTGTGGGCGACACGGCGCCCGCCATGCGCACCATGACACGCTACATTAGCGTGTGGAAGAAGTACGGATTCCTACCCGAATTCTTTAACATTCCCGCCGGCGAAGCGGCGCCCAATCGTGAGGTCTATCCGCTGCGACCCGAACTCATCGAGTCGGCCATGTATCTGTATCGTGCCACGAAGAATGAATATCTGCTGGAGCTGGGCGAGCATATGCTGGAGACGATTGAGTTCAGTGCGAAGACCAAATGCGGCTATGCAACTGTAAGTGACGGGGGgcaattaaacattatttttatacccgatagCATATGaggatatagccatgtccgtccgtctgtctgtccgtccgttgCTATGAACATCTAGATTTCAGGGACTGTAAGATAGATAgagatttaattatttttcaacacACTTAGATTTTTTGCCACGCTCATTTCCGCcccctaattttaaagcaagagttacaaattttgatacttcataaaataatatctGCGTTATCCTCCAAATTTGGTTGTGAACAGATTAGAATTGTAGAagttaattaagaaataattttatgtgaCAAAGGACGTCTAAGttgctttgtctgacaatctagtatatctTGCaatacatcgatataccaaatactgcctgaggtatattttagtatttttcggtattgtaattcggtatattttcataatcgCTATCTATAGAGTATATGgctattataactttgtgtctgtAGGAAATGTGActgatatatattatagtatatttttgactatggtatatttaagactgtacttgattttaaatatactatatagtgaacaaatataccagattatgcaggcacaaagtcataatatcaatataccaagtatatcttttggtatatttttaatatagtactatatcaatttaccaaatcaatatcaaatgtagcctttggtatactttgcagtatttttggtggtatattaatttggtatatttttttttaaattgatccCCCCtctgttttgctcttattcattcatcttcatcttcaagGCGAGCACACTCtgctgtagcttttttacttgttttattcggtatatttgtaggctatgatttcattgaaaataggtatcgggtatctcacagtcgagcacactcgattgtagctttacTTACATGACTTTGACACTCTTGACACTCTTGCAGATACGCAATGTGGTCACGCATGAGAAGGAGAATCGGATGGAATCGTTCTTTCTGGCCGAGACCACcaagtatttgtatttgctctTCGACGAGGACAATTTTCTGCATCACGCCGGCGAGGATCGGCACGGCGAGTTGCTCGACAACGAGGAGAACGTGTGTATTGTGCAGGCCGGTGCGTACATCTTCAACACGGAGGCACATCCCATGGACATGTCGGCGCTGCATTGTTGCCACAACCTCAAGGAGGACATCTACAATATGCTCGATTTGCCCGCCTTCAGTGCGTCGGCGATATTCGAGCGCAGCAGCCGAGAACGCCAGGAGGCACAACAAAAGTGGCAGCCACAATGCGTCGTGGAGAAGCAGACAGCAGCTCAGCAACCGCCCAGCACCAGCATGGCGGTGGACATTGAGGTGTTCGATGAATTCCAGCAGCCGGCCGCCGAGCAGCTGGTGGGGAACTTTGAGCGGATACGCGAGGAGCGTGAAGTGAATCGAACGCTCCATGACAGCAGCGTGGCACGCAATCAATTGACTGTCAGCGATCTGGATGAGTTCTATCAGCAGCGACGCGAACGCTTCGCCAGCGCCGAAGATGCACTCGGCTATGTGCTCAACTTTATGGTCAACTATACGATGGATGTGAACTTCATACGCGGCCTTCAATTGTACGATACGAACATCAGCAGCATTCTGGGGAGCATCGCCCAGAAGGAGTACGAATCCCGCATGCGTTCACTGTGGCAATTGTATGCACTGGAGCAACAGTTTGCCATCAATGTGCGACTCATCCAGCGGCTGGGTTTGCACAACTTTGCTGCCAGCGACAGCGAGCAAATGCGTCGCCATTTGGCCGACGTGCTCGCTACCCTGGACAGTCTCAATCAGCCGCTGGGCAGTGATAATGCAACAACgcatcacaatcacaatcagaatccgaatgagaatgagaatcaGAGTGTGAGCGAAAGTGACATTCAGAAGGCGATCTTTGAGGCGCTGCTCGAGTATGAGTTTGCCATGCTGAACACGACTGCGATGCAGGAGTTTGTGCATCGTGTCTATGTCATGGGCACCACAGAGACGCAAAAGTTGCGCATGCAGCCGCTGCTCACCGCAGCCGAACTGAATGCTCTCGATGTGGTCGAGTTGGAGCCACTCGAGCAGCGCGAGCTCTTCAAGTACACGCGTCGCATTGTCGACTTTCGCAAACGCATGTCCGAGACGGTCGATCGCCTGCAGACGATTATGCAGGATCTCAATACGGCCAAGGTGGATGCGACGGCATCTTCGGTTGCGGTGCCCCAGCTAGCGACGCCCAGTGttgagcaacagttgctgcaggatcaacagcagcaacaacaacagcaacagccaccgGAGGAGTCAGGCTCTGTGTGGTCGCAGTTTGTGCAGAATATATTGCGTAAGACGCAAGTGCAGCGGGTGAAGTTCGATGAGGCTGCGCTGCTGGAGAAGACGCGCAAATCACTCGAGAAGCACGCCCACAAGCAGCTGACCTATGAGCTCTTCAGCTGCCGACGTCCCGCCTACATTGAGGCATTCGCCTATCGCGATTACTATCCGGAGGGAATGTAATCAATGCAAatcaccaacaccaacaatcAAACACTCCTCGACCATAAACTTAATGGGCCACATGACTGATCTGTAgatactatttatatatattatatacacatatggTTAAGTGgattgttttttgtatatacacacCATAACTAGACAACTTGGTGTCAAGCAGCAGGCAGGAGGCACAGCCGAGGTCCGCATATTGTATAAACAGCTCGATCTCTGTGACTACAAGTGCTAGAGACAGCAAATTTGGTGACAATACTCTTGAGTTCCTAAGCAGTTAAGGTTTGGCTTTTTCCAAAATTTGAGACACATTCTAAATGGTTTCTTGACACTTTATTACGATCAGACAATGTGTTTAACATATAGAGAAATATTCAATGATCTAGCTTCAacattgaattcaatttgctattggaaacgtatttttattttgattttttatttttaaaggtcaatctaaattttaaaataaaaattgtaatttaataattagttcaatatttcttttatttcaatatcaaGTTATAGTCTTAGTAGTTGAAAATAGATCAGACTCGCTTTAAATCTTTACACAACGGTTACCGGGTGCATAAAAGTCGAGCAGACTCGGCTTTAgctttgctgtttgcttgAAATTTTGGGTGCGAATAATGTCactgcatttttttgtttgttcttttaaGCTATTGcgtaatttagtatattaatatactgaatgtaTACTCAAGACAACCTTGGTTTTCTcttcagcttcttcttcttcgtcttcaaGTGCGTGTGTGGAATGTAATTAATTGGtattgtgttgtttgttgttggctgatTAAGTTGGTGTATGTTAATGTTTCGATAATATTGGCAGTAAAAAGGATTGCACAACTCTCCAATCAGAATGTGAGGGGTGAACTATGACTTGGTGGGGGATGTggatggggagggggaggggggatGGAGCTGAAGCGACAGCACGCAATGGCATTCATTTCAATACTTGTGTTTATTTTCGGAAATTGCTGCATACTTCAAGGGTTCGGTTCGTAACGACAACAAATGACGAGAATAAACAGgaaaaacttttttgcagTTCAtggataacgataacgataatgatgatgatgatgatgatgatcagcTGTGGCCccattgcaaaataataaatggcaAAGCCGCTGTGGTGACGTTggcattattattgtatttgtgtgtgtgcttatgtgtgtgtgtgtttgtaggTCACGTTGAAGTTGCCGGTTTGCCATTTGTGTGCGttcgtttgtatgtgtgtccTGTGGATGCGTGTGTACAATGGCGAAATTGCCTGTCATGGGCTGCAGTAATAACAACAGAAgcaagtacaacaaaaacaacaacagagcaagaaaagaacaacgacaacaacaataatagcaatgGCAAAAGTTTAATGAGTTCAagttttataaatgaaaagacAGGTGTCCTTGCAGCACAAAAATCCCAATCTCAGACGTAAACAGCACGCTACGCGCCACAGACGTTCACTTTGTGCTCTGTTGGCGGAGGCATGAAACCAAATgcagacaacgacgacgacgaagatgGCGACGAACAAAATCCCGATCATTTCGAAGGTGATCCACGTCCACTGCCCTACGACTTTCAAAAGGAATTAATCGAAAACTCCAATAGGCACATACGCATCTGTGAAGTCTTCGTGCCCTCGTCCAAAGGTATGTTAACTCCATGTTGGAGTTTAAAGCGTcggtattttcattttaaaataccaatattttcataggaatttaaattcgaaatgtTGGTATTTAGAGCAGCTCAAAAATTTCCCTAGGGACATTATTGAAAAATCCCTTTCCTTGTCAGAGGAGTTCCCCTGCTGCTGGTCATCTATCTCACTCTAATCCATTTACGCGAAACtgtctaatttatttttctgtttttttacAGTTTATCCTATCACTTCCAAGTTTTACGCCAAATACGAGTCACATGGCAATCAGTTGCCGCAGCGCCAAAGGCAAAGCACCAGACTGTCGTCGGAATATCCGTTGTTGGAGTCGCAGGTTTATGGCTGGATGCCGCTGCAGTGTCGAGACGCCGCcaactatttaaattgcatacaTGCACCCAAGCGACGTTGTCGCATGACAATACACGGCGAACAAATCATAGCCGGACGAATTACCGAGCGACCGCCATTCAACGGCCTACAATTCATACTtcattagcaacaacaacaagaaaaaacccAATATATTTGCAGTAACGATGTAGCCAGTGTGTCTGTTAATTGTGTCtcgcaaaatatactaaaatgtaccaactaattacattttgttggcGGTTACACTTCAAGTCAGACATGGTAATTTTAAAGTGAAAGTTcattaaagttgaaaagaaataaagtcaaagtaaataaattttgttgttatgatTCGCAAATGTTTTCTATGCCAATAAATATCCTCAAAAATTCAACAACGTGGCAACGTCTTTTATTGCGGTAAGTTGGCAGCGCGGTCGATGCCAATGTTTACTTCTAATGCGGTTTTTgtctcaaaatatatttaaaactgtaaataaaaCGTAAAATGGGCATAAGTTTGGcacgaaattaaaatacaatacacgTCACAACGCTGAGAAAAATGGTAAGCAAACGTAAATAATCCAGCGAGGTGCGAAAGAAATGTCGAAGTACGTGTATTTTATaggcattatttttgttgttgcccctgGCAGCAGCAAATCACTTAATGGctaaacatttcaataaacttgcttatattaatttattaacaggTGCAGCCAAATAGAGAGAACTTTGATACCACTTCTACGGCTTTGAATGCGGATCAATTGCTATGCGGAGCATTCAATGCCCTGCAAAAATTATGTaggtatacaaaatatgttagaTATTCTACCTATGTAGCTCCTTCCTTCTTTACGTTCGTTTTGGATCAGTGAACTAAGTCGTTCTTTTGTTAGTCAAATTTCGTTCCCAAGAACGGAACAAAATCATCCGAATAAGAGTGAACTACTATTACAATGAACTTGTTATTTTCGATCGGTCACACTGAACACAAATTAAAGCAAGCGCCGATGCGCCCTTGAATTccatcaaatatattttcgtttAAAAATGTCGCGTTGTTTATCGCATGCACTGGTCAAATATCAAAAAGATTTGGACTTAGGCATTAAGGAATTAACGAAGGAATGGGATGAGTCCGATTCAGAATTAGCCCAGCGCTTAATACAACCTGATAGAGTTTCTAGTGAAGACCTAAGTCGTCAATATAGTCCTGAAGATGTCCGACAATTGTGTCTGCGCACCAAAGTGCGTGTCGATATGACGCTTTTCAATTGTCTATGGGACGCAAAGAAACGTTTCGATAAAAAGGAACGCCTGAAAAATCGTTCCGAAGTCTTCATCAACAAAATGTACATCAAAGCGGTGGCGAAAAAAATGGTGATACCATATGAACcgaaagaaattgaaaaatctgTGCATATTCGTCGTTGCATACTCAAGAAGCGTAATAATCTACGTTTAGACAGATGGAATAATTTGCCAACCCAAGAGTCATCAACATCGTTGTCCATTGAGGAGATCAGCGAAGACCAAGAGCCGTCATTAATGTTGGCGCAAATACCCAATGGATTGCCCAGTAATCCCAATGGAACTACTAATCTACATTTAGACAGATCGAATAACTTGCCAATCCAAGCCTCGTTGCCCATTCAGGAGATCAGTGAAGACCAAGAGCCGTCCTTAATGTTGGCGCAAATACCCAATGAATTGGCTAGTAATCCCAATGGATCTACTAATCTACATTTAGACAGATCGAATAACTTGCAAACCCAAGCCTCGTTGCCCATTCAGGAGATCAGCGAAGACCAAGAGCCGTCATTAATGTTGGCCCAAATACCCAATGGATTGGCTAGTAGTCCCGATGGTAGCAGAGTCGCGTCTGATAATACAATTAACTATCCAGTTGCCGACATATCGTCAGGACCCATTTCCAGTGAACCTCAACTTTGGCACTTCGGAAATACCGAAAGCGAAGTTCTTCAATTGCCCACGATTGCTGTAAACGAAGACGTCAATATGTCAAAAAATGCCGGAGCCAAAAATGCGAAATTGGCTATAAATAATGAATCTAAAGATGCCCAGAAATCCAAGGAGGAGAGTTCGGAAAAGTCAGGAGTCGATTGGGAAAATGCAGCGATGGCAATCGATCCTGAATCTATGACCATCGACTCCGATATGCAGACTCCACAAACAGAGAGTGAACCAATGGCTGAAGATTACTCCATCTTCAACACCCAAGTGCCCTGCACATCAACGCAGTCCACTCAAAATACTGatgattttctttaattttttttcgcacTTATTTAGAAGTATTAACTACggattatgaaatttaaaaaatgtaaaatgaattgaattacaAGTTTTTGAAGCATGTTTTccgaataaaaatatattcttgttCCTTGATCGGTAATGAACTAAACACTAGTTGTAAATGTGtcgaaaaattcaatttatttaattttactttattttataggGACGCAGGGACGTCGCTGTGCCAGTTTTGTTATGTCGGAACTGGGTGgaaatgaatttattgaaGCTGCGATTAATTGGTGTCTCGAACATCCAGATATTGCCATTTGCGTGATGGCCGCTAGTTTCGTTATCCTGTTGCCATTGTTAATcatttttggctttggcattgCAACCATGGTAATCACATTCACAGGCATTCTCGTGCTCGAaggtatttatttgtaaatgaCAATTTCACTGATAACTTTGGCGATAactaatttactattttaggAACTCTCTTAACGGTTGTTCTCATGATATTCCTTGTTTGCATTGCAAGTTTAGCCATTGCAGTagctgtttttgctgttgttgcttattttgGATTTTCGCAAATTCACGAATTCTTTGGGTTGAGCCGTCATCGAGATGCTTTTGTCAAATTTGTACAGGAAACTCGAACAGAAAATGTAGAATCGACCCAATAAAACGATCCTATAGTTAAGTAAGATTtctggaaaaaaaaaacttcacaATATGTATCTGAAATTCCCAGTAATGAAAAGACtgtaatatgaaatataacgatataaaaataatcaaatatttgtatctttattATCGTCAGTAATATCATAGTTTACCTCACTAAATTCGTTTTTAGCTGTTGAAGAATTTCATCTAAataatacaagtatttttattgcaattgtttaatttaaaaatttaacttcTTTTTCatgcttattaaaaataaagttggcAGCACCGAAACATACTAGTTATCGATTATTTCTTTGATCAATTCAGCTTTTTTGGAAATTCAGCTTACGGTCACGCTGTTCACcttatacacacatactttgTTTTCGCTGGagaatttttttgtaaaaatcgTGAATTTAagtgtaaaaaattaaattaaactgcTGTAAAGCAgatacaattattattgacGTGGTAAGTTAGTTAAGTCCTCTAATTGATATCTATCAACTCGCAAAATGGTGCTCCAAAAGTTGTTGAATGCAAAACATGAAAACCTGGCATTAATAGAAAACGCGAACGCAAGAAAGTTGTTAGCAATCAAGAGATACAAACCAATCAGGCGGGGGTGTGGTAATCCCCACACATACTAAACCAAATACTGCGTATTGAACAtaagtgcatgtgtgtgtgtctttaaAGCTAATGCTTATACagataataaacataaacaacgcaaaaaaaaacaagtggtCCGCGGCATAATAAACattaatgttttcatttttttttttgtgacctGCTAGTgggtaaaataaatatctccAACGTTTACTCACATATACGTTCATGTAGCTAGAAGGAAGCTATCTTCTGCGCAGCTTAAGACATCGTCCTATCTTAGTCCAAATAATTTAAGGACTTCAAAAGAGacaaaatttatgtatttatacatatgtatataatttatgtgtaTAGGTGATTTGATTGGTAATGGAAATATGTAGTGACTATGTagtgtttacttttttttattattgtttgccattttgcgGCATCTGGCAACGCTGCTAAGCTGCATTGGAGTTTCCTACTCTCTTGTACCTATAgaatacatacacacgcatgTATGAATGAACACCAGCattctctatctatctctgtcCATCACACTCTCAGTGGTGCACTGTATATGTATGAGTGTACGTGCAACGCCGCTACGAAGCGTCGGCCGCAGCGTTCTCGTTTATTTTCCAGTCACTTGTCTGTTTCGGTCGTCGCTGGTTGTTCAATTTCCGAGTGCGTTTTATCTCAAGAATctgcaaatttcaattgcatacaaataattttgtaattttttttattgttattgtggtGCATCAAACATAAGAGCTGAATTATACTAAGTGAGGTTTCACTTGCGTGATTTAAGTAACTTCAggtgtgtatgtatatctctctcactctgacTCCCTTTTGCGTTCGGCAGGTAATTTATCAAAACTACTTTGGATAccctacatacacacatacacgtacatTTTTACACACAATCTTAAGTATGCTTCGTAACATATTTGGTTTGGCCTGTGAAGAAGTCTTTAAACGGAAATACCtggtgtatgtgtatgtgtgtgtgtgtgtacctaATTGCTACAATATTTGCTGGTAACGATAGTTACCTGCCCTAGAGGCTTGGGTTGAGTTGAAACTCTCAAACTTGACTCTGTATTTATCTCACGTTGAAATTGTTCAACTTTAACAGAGATAGTGTTAATTAATACACAGTACAGATTCATTTTTGGGAAGTTttgctaaattaaaatatatgtgttaAGAAAAATAGGTCGGGTCTTTGATAAGTACTAGTTGAATTAAATACTGTGGGTTGTTTgttaaatatgaatgaaataagCGATTGTATTTATTCTACATTTCTTAAACatgttttcaaattatacaATGATCTTAATATATTGCAGGTGTGGTGTAAGCGCCTAAATCACCAAGATGAGTTACATGCCAGCACAAAATCGTACAAGTAAGTtacttattctttttttaaactCAATAATCCCACCTTCAAGATAACctcaatatacaaatatacaggactacaaatattttgtttgaattttttgcaTTCCCCAAagagcattaaaaaaaaaacaaaaacaagaccCCACCTTCATTGCGGCTTTATACACTTCAATGCTCATCGACAAACAGATCCTGGTGCAGAGTAAAAAGCGCATTTTTCTGTAATCGATTTGATATCGTGTGGCTGACTTCAATGTTATACTgtgaaagaaaataataacaatctATCGGCTTTCATTATACCGTTGTTTGTGTCCTTTTGTCTGCTGCTTTGCTAAAATATCCATCATCCCTGCGAATTGTCGTTGCTTGTTCATTTTGCTCACTTTCGTCCCCTTTgcttttcaacattttctgcTTCCATGCGAATTGTGCTTTAGTGCTTTTACTCagtcttgttgttgctgcttctgttgcttcaTTTGCAATCCTTTTATAACGGGGTTTTGGAGTGTGGGAGTGCGTGCACTCTCTTGATGTTAAGCTCGCTATCCCTTTCTCTCTACCCCAATGTGCAGCTATTTCAAATGGTGACACACGTTTAAACTTGTgcattttcttgtatttttgttcactccaaatttaattaaggCAGGCACCATCTTCGACTTAAGAGGGGATGTTGTGTCCCGCTTGAGAATAGAGCACAAAGTGCTTAATCGATGAGGGATATAGACGAATTAATGGCagttttgcagttgctgcacTGCATAAGCAGATGAAGCAAATGCGAAACAAAGCGAATCTCTGAGTAGGCATAATTAAGGCAAAGTGGCAAACAAACCGCCCAGCGTAGCAGAGAATAGAACAGCACAGCGCAAAGCTTTTTGCAACTCAAGCTTGCTGGGAGGCGATCCACCCCTTGCAGAGCTTCTTACAGTGGCATTCGAGTAAGAAATATCGATACCAAAATTAACAAAGTCATTTAGATCTACATTAgttttaacaataattaattaatggaAGTTTTGAATTaatctatatttaaaaaacttaatttatgaGCACCGCTTCTTAGTAATATGATCCAGGCTTAGGATCATTAATTGTTACTCAAGCCATTTCATATACGCTTAGCAGCTTATCTAGAGATTTTAAGTTTGATAATCCTTAAGTCAGCATCTAAAAGGTGAAATAGGTATTTCTTATATCTCTGGTTATTTAAACGGAAAAACTCAACTTGCGCCACTGTACTTCTTTCGGTTCTCATTTTCAGCCTTGATTGCTCGTTGAGACACAACGCCaagagcacacacaaactcgTATTCA
Coding sequences:
- the LOC117577913 gene encoding uncharacterized protein LOC117577913, which translates into the protein MKPNADNDDDEDGDEQNPDHFEGDPRPLPYDFQKELIENSNRHIRICEVFVPSSKVYPITSKFYAKYESHGNQLPQRQRQSTRLSSEYPLLESQVYGWMPLQCRDAANYLNCIHAPKRRCRMTIHGEQIIAGRITERPPFNGLQFILH
- the LOC117577904 gene encoding telomere-binding protein cav isoform X1 → MSRCLSHALVKYQKDLDLGIKELTKEWDESDSELAQRLIQPDRVSSEDLSRQYSPEDVRQLCLRTKVRVDMTLFNCLWDAKKRFDKKERLKNRSEVFINKMYIKAVAKKMVIPYEPKEIEKSVHIRRCILKKRNNLRLDRWNNLPTQESSTSLSIEEISEDQEPSLMLAQIPNGLPSNPNGTTNLHLDRSNNLPIQASLPIQEISEDQEPSLMLAQIPNELASNPNGSTNLHLDRSNNLQTQASLPIQEISEDQEPSLMLAQIPNGLASSPDGSRVASDNTINYPVADISSGPISSEPQLWHFGNTESEVLQLPTIAVNEDVNMSKNAGAKNAKLAINNESKDAQKSKEESSEKSGVDWENAAMAIDPESMTIDSDMQTPQTESEPMAEDYSIFNTQVPCTSTQSTQNTDDFL
- the LOC117577895 gene encoding ER degradation-enhancing alpha-mannosidase-like protein 2 encodes the protein MQKVCKNLYILLGIILSLATQGISQKHYSRTRKLELREDVRRMFQHAYDGYLQHAGNYDELRPLTCDGHDTWGSYSLTLIDALDTLATMGNYTEFRRVHALLIDKMNFNRDINVSVFETNIRIVGGLLSAHLLSRRAGIQVEAGWPCAGPLLRMAEDVARLLPAFDTNTGMPYGTVNLRYGVPNGETSITCTAGVGTFLVEFGTLSRLTGNSIYEEVALQAIYALWERRSSIGLFGNHIDVQSGRWTALDSGIGAGVDSLFEYLVKGAVLLNRPELLELFAEARAPIDKYMRKDDWYVWVGMNKGHVTLPVFQSLESFWPGILSIVGDTAPAMRTMTRYISVWKKYGFLPEFFNIPAGEAAPNREVYPLRPELIESAMYLYRATKNEYLLELGEHMLETIEFSAKTKCGYATIRNVVTHEKENRMESFFLAETTKYLYLLFDEDNFLHHAGEDRHGELLDNEENVCIVQAGAYIFNTEAHPMDMSALHCCHNLKEDIYNMLDLPAFSASAIFERSSRERQEAQQKWQPQCVVEKQTAAQQPPSTSMAVDIEVFDEFQQPAAEQLVGNFERIREEREVNRTLHDSSVARNQLTVSDLDEFYQQRRERFASAEDALGYVLNFMVNYTMDVNFIRGLQLYDTNISSILGSIAQKEYESRMRSLWQLYALEQQFAINVRLIQRLGLHNFAASDSEQMRRHLADVLATLDSLNQPLGSDNATTHHNHNQNPNENENQSVSESDIQKAIFEALLEYEFAMLNTTAMQEFVHRVYVMGTTETQKLRMQPLLTAAELNALDVVELEPLEQRELFKYTRRIVDFRKRMSETVDRLQTIMQDLNTAKVDATASSVAVPQLATPSVEQQLLQDQQQQQQQQQPPEESGSVWSQFVQNILRKTQVQRVKFDEAALLEKTRKSLEKHAHKQLTYELFSCRRPAYIEAFAYRDYYPEGM
- the LOC117577904 gene encoding uncharacterized protein LOC117577904 isoform X2 — encoded protein: MVQPNRENFDTTSTALNADQLLCGAFNALQKLWTQGRRCASFVMSELGGNEFIEAAINWCLEHPDIAICVMAASFVILLPLLIIFGFGIATMVITFTGILVLEGTLLTVVLMIFLVCIASLAIAVAVFAVVAYFGFSQIHEFFGLSRHRDAFVKFVQETRTENVESTQ